From a single Candoia aspera isolate rCanAsp1 chromosome 2, rCanAsp1.hap2, whole genome shotgun sequence genomic region:
- the RNF41 gene encoding E3 ubiquitin-protein ligase NRDP1 isoform X1: MGYDVARFQGDVDEDLICPICSGVLEEPVQAPHCEHAFCNACITQWFSQQQTCPVDRSVVTVAHLRPVPRIMRNMLSKLQITCDNAVFGCTAVVRLDNLMSHLNDCEHNPKRPVTCDQGCGLEMPKDEMPNHNCIKHLRSVVQQQQARIAELEKTSAEHKHQLAEQKRDIQLLKACMRAIRSVNPNLQNLEETIEYNEILEWVNSLQPARVTRWGGMISTPDAVLQAVIKRSLVESGCPTSIINELIENAHERNWPQGLATLETRQMNRRYYENYVAKRIPGKQAVVVMACENQHMGEEMVLEPGLVMIFAHGVEEI, translated from the exons ATGGGGTATGATGTAGCACGTTTTCAAGGGGATGTTGATGAAGATCTTATTTGCCCCATCTGCAGTGGGGTTTTGGAGGAGCCAGTGCAG GCTCCTCATTGTGAGCACGCTTTTTGCAATGCCTGTATCACCCAGTGGTTCTCCCAACAGCAGACGTGTCCTGTCGACCGAAGTGTTGTGACTGTGGCTCACCTGCGCCCTGTTCCCCGGATCATGCGTAACATGCTATCTAAGCTGCAGATCACGTGTGACAACGCTGTTTTTGGTTGTACTGCTGTAGTGCGGCTTGACAACCTGATGTCTCACCTCAATGACTGCGAACACAATCCAAAGCGGCCTGTGACTTGTGATCAGGGATGTGG CTTGGAAATGCCCAAAGATGAAATGCCGAATCACAACTGTATAAAACACTTACGGTCAGTAGTGCAACAGCAACAGGCAAGAATAGCTGAGTTGGAAAAGACTTCTGCGGAACATAAGCATCAATTAGCAGAGCAG AAACGGGATATACAGTTGTTAAAAGCATGTATGCGAGCGATACGCAGCGTCAATCCCAACCTGCAGAATTTGGAGGAGACTATTGAATATAACGAAATCCTCGA GTGGGTGAATTCCTTGCAGCCAGCCCGAGTGACCCGGTGGGGTGGTATGATCTCTACACCAGATGCTGTACTTCAAGCTGTGATCAAGCGTTCCTTAGTGGAAAGTGGCTGCCCCACATCCATCATCAATGAGTTGATTGAAAATGCCCATGAACGGAACTGGCCCCAAGGTCTGGCCACCCTAGAAACTCGCCAGATGAACCGACGCTATTATGAAAACTATGTGGCCAAACGaatcccaggcaagcaggctgtgGTGGTGATGGCCTGTGAGAATCAGCACATGGGAGAGGAGATGGTGCTAGAGCCAGGCCTGGTGATGATATTTGCACACGGAGTGGAGGAAATTTAA
- the RNF41 gene encoding E3 ubiquitin-protein ligase NRDP1 isoform X2: protein MRNMLSKLQITCDNAVFGCTAVVRLDNLMSHLNDCEHNPKRPVTCDQGCGLEMPKDEMPNHNCIKHLRSVVQQQQARIAELEKTSAEHKHQLAEQKRDIQLLKACMRAIRSVNPNLQNLEETIEYNEILEWVNSLQPARVTRWGGMISTPDAVLQAVIKRSLVESGCPTSIINELIENAHERNWPQGLATLETRQMNRRYYENYVAKRIPGKQAVVVMACENQHMGEEMVLEPGLVMIFAHGVEEI from the exons ATGCGTAACATGCTATCTAAGCTGCAGATCACGTGTGACAACGCTGTTTTTGGTTGTACTGCTGTAGTGCGGCTTGACAACCTGATGTCTCACCTCAATGACTGCGAACACAATCCAAAGCGGCCTGTGACTTGTGATCAGGGATGTGG CTTGGAAATGCCCAAAGATGAAATGCCGAATCACAACTGTATAAAACACTTACGGTCAGTAGTGCAACAGCAACAGGCAAGAATAGCTGAGTTGGAAAAGACTTCTGCGGAACATAAGCATCAATTAGCAGAGCAG AAACGGGATATACAGTTGTTAAAAGCATGTATGCGAGCGATACGCAGCGTCAATCCCAACCTGCAGAATTTGGAGGAGACTATTGAATATAACGAAATCCTCGA GTGGGTGAATTCCTTGCAGCCAGCCCGAGTGACCCGGTGGGGTGGTATGATCTCTACACCAGATGCTGTACTTCAAGCTGTGATCAAGCGTTCCTTAGTGGAAAGTGGCTGCCCCACATCCATCATCAATGAGTTGATTGAAAATGCCCATGAACGGAACTGGCCCCAAGGTCTGGCCACCCTAGAAACTCGCCAGATGAACCGACGCTATTATGAAAACTATGTGGCCAAACGaatcccaggcaagcaggctgtgGTGGTGATGGCCTGTGAGAATCAGCACATGGGAGAGGAGATGGTGCTAGAGCCAGGCCTGGTGATGATATTTGCACACGGAGTGGAGGAAATTTAA